A portion of the Phocoena sinus isolate mPhoSin1 chromosome 9, mPhoSin1.pri, whole genome shotgun sequence genome contains these proteins:
- the SMKR1 gene encoding small lysine-rich protein 1, with translation MRPYAQEPGKGKRKGQSQSRGKKQKKPEVDILSPAAMLNLYYIAHNVAGCLHLRGFRWPGATKSKKGKNKT, from the exons ATGAGACCTTATGCACAGGaa CCaggtaaagggaaaagaaaaggccaaagcCAGTCCCGTGGGAAAAAGCAGAAGAAACCGGAAGTGGACATCCTCAGCCCCGCCGCGATGCTGAACCTCTACTACATTGCCCACAACGTCGCTGGCTGCCTGCACCTGCGCGGCTTCCGCTGGCCAGGCGCTACCAAGTcaaagaaggggaaaaacaagACTTAA